A region from the bacterium genome encodes:
- a CDS encoding MlaD family protein yields the protein MTFKMTPQVRLGFFVFATLLVLAYVTLRVSSTSLSPGGSYTLYLNVNEATGITKKTPVLVSGIQVGWVSDISLSNTNQAQLELKIKNSVKISKNVEARIKTIGFLGDTYVELFQRGAVAQGDELKEDSLIATASNSGDMNSIMGQVGAVAEDVKAITAVLREITVKNQQNLNSIIENMKALAENMNLMVARNMSNVDGTLDNLNVVTAKMRNGEGTVGKLLNDDETANKINESLDNLNGLLGGANKLRVDLGYHTEYLGNTAQFKNYVSLALKPKPDKYFLFEFVDDPAPDSKHSTVTSTITSGGTTSVVTEEKEKVDNDSFLVSAQLAKKFYDFTLRGGLIESSGGVGVDYDYGPVGMKFSAFDLETKHGEKPHLKAMGTVNVTKSVYLLGGMDDFLNKKQDPDWFMGAGVNITDDDIKSLFGLMSLKGN from the coding sequence ATGACCTTTAAAATGACGCCTCAGGTGCGCTTGGGTTTTTTTGTTTTTGCCACGCTTTTGGTTTTGGCCTATGTCACGCTCCGCGTATCGAGCACTTCACTTTCTCCGGGCGGATCTTATACTTTATACCTTAATGTTAACGAAGCTACCGGTATTACCAAAAAAACACCGGTTCTTGTATCGGGTATTCAGGTGGGTTGGGTGAGTGATATTAGTTTATCAAATACCAATCAGGCCCAGTTAGAACTTAAAATTAAAAACTCGGTTAAAATTTCTAAAAACGTGGAAGCTCGCATTAAAACCATTGGGTTTTTAGGTGATACCTATGTTGAATTATTTCAACGAGGTGCTGTAGCCCAAGGTGATGAGTTGAAAGAAGATTCGCTTATTGCTACCGCCAGTAATTCTGGTGATATGAACTCCATTATGGGGCAGGTGGGTGCAGTAGCCGAAGATGTTAAAGCCATTACCGCTGTATTACGCGAGATTACGGTAAAAAATCAGCAAAATCTTAATTCTATTATTGAAAACATGAAAGCGTTAGCCGAAAACATGAATCTGATGGTGGCGCGCAATATGAGTAATGTTGACGGGACACTAGATAACCTGAATGTTGTTACTGCAAAAATGCGTAACGGGGAAGGGACTGTTGGCAAACTTCTTAATGATGATGAAACTGCCAATAAAATTAACGAATCGCTTGATAATTTAAATGGTCTTTTGGGTGGTGCTAATAAGTTGCGTGTTGATTTAGGTTACCATACCGAATATTTGGGGAATACAGCACAGTTTAAAAATTATGTGTCGCTGGCGTTAAAACCAAAGCCCGACAAATATTTTTTGTTTGAATTTGTAGACGATCCGGCTCCCGACTCTAAGCATTCTACCGTTACCTCCACCATTACCTCGGGTGGCACTACCAGCGTGGTTACCGAAGAAAAAGAAAAAGTAGATAACGATTCGTTTTTAGTGTCGGCACAGTTGGCTAAAAAGTTTTACGATTTCACTTTGCGTGGTGGGCTTATTGAATCGAGCGGCGGTGTGGGCGTAGATTATGATTATGGCCCCGTAGGAATGAAATTTTCGGCCTTTGATCTTGAAACGAAACACGGTGAAAAGCCTCACTTAAAAGCAATGGGAACAGTCAATGTTACCAAAAGCGTGTATTTGCTGGGTGGTATGGATGATTTTCTAAATAAAAAGCAGGATCCAGACTGGTTTATGGGTGCGGGTGTTAATATTACCGATGACGATATCAAATCGCTCTTTGGTTTAATGAGCTTGAAAGGGAATTAG
- the purH gene encoding bifunctional phosphoribosylaminoimidazolecarboxamide formyltransferase/IMP cyclohydrolase produces MPKIERAIVSVTDKTGVVDFCKVLAKHNVEILSTGGTAKVLREAGLKVIDVSDYTGSPEVMDGRLKTIHPMIEGGMLGIRSNPSHVADMKRLGIKNIDMVIVNLYAFEKTVADPKCSLDHAIENIDIGGPTMLRAAAKNHQDVTVVVDSGDYICLAEELDKNNGVISTDTNFKLAVKVFQTTAAYDSAIAAYLTPKIGGDVFPDKLTLQFEKLQDLRYGENPHQKACAYRDVQASKGALTKARQLQGKELSFNNFIDLEAALACVREFTKPACVIIKHTNPCGAAVGKNISDAFIRAKASDPVSAFGGIIGLNREVDEDTAKAIGETFFECIIAPSFSNAAMQILGAKKNLRLMTLDGFNEKPAGLDIKRIDGGILVQDKDTHITDIGSCKVVTKKEPTQTDKDELDFAWKVVKHIKSNAILFTKNEQIIGMGAGQTSRVDSVKIAIMKAKANGHEANLKGAVVASDAFFPFRDGLDETARAGITAAIQPGGSVKDEEVINAANEHGMVMLFTGNRHFKH; encoded by the coding sequence ATGCCTAAAATTGAACGTGCTATTGTGAGTGTTACCGACAAAACCGGTGTGGTAGATTTTTGTAAGGTGCTGGCCAAACACAATGTTGAAATTCTCTCCACCGGTGGCACTGCCAAGGTGTTACGCGAAGCGGGATTAAAAGTAATTGATGTATCTGATTACACCGGAAGCCCCGAAGTGATGGATGGCCGTTTAAAAACCATCCACCCCATGATTGAAGGCGGTATGTTGGGAATCCGTTCCAATCCCTCTCACGTGGCCGATATGAAACGTTTGGGCATTAAAAATATCGACATGGTGATTGTTAATTTATACGCGTTTGAAAAAACGGTAGCCGATCCCAAGTGCAGCCTAGACCACGCTATAGAAAATATCGATATCGGCGGCCCTACCATGTTGCGTGCTGCTGCAAAAAATCATCAGGATGTAACCGTAGTGGTGGATAGTGGCGATTATATTTGTTTAGCCGAAGAGCTTGATAAAAATAACGGTGTTATTTCTACCGACACCAATTTTAAACTGGCGGTAAAAGTGTTTCAAACAACAGCCGCTTACGATAGCGCCATCGCCGCTTATCTTACTCCTAAAATAGGAGGAGATGTTTTTCCCGATAAACTCACCCTGCAATTTGAAAAACTGCAGGATTTACGCTACGGCGAAAACCCGCATCAAAAAGCCTGTGCGTATCGCGATGTGCAGGCTTCCAAGGGCGCTCTCACAAAAGCCAGGCAATTACAGGGGAAAGAACTTTCGTTTAATAATTTTATTGATCTTGAAGCCGCTCTTGCGTGTGTGCGCGAATTTACGAAGCCCGCTTGCGTTATTATTAAGCATACAAACCCTTGCGGGGCAGCTGTTGGTAAAAATATCAGCGATGCGTTCATCCGTGCCAAAGCTTCCGACCCTGTTTCCGCTTTTGGTGGAATTATCGGCTTAAACCGTGAAGTAGACGAAGACACCGCTAAAGCTATTGGTGAAACTTTTTTTGAATGCATTATTGCTCCGTCTTTTTCAAATGCAGCCATGCAGATTTTAGGCGCTAAAAAAAATCTGCGCCTTATGACTTTAGATGGATTTAACGAAAAGCCGGCAGGCCTTGATATCAAACGTATTGATGGTGGCATTTTGGTGCAGGATAAAGACACGCATATTACCGATATTGGGTCGTGCAAAGTGGTAACTAAAAAAGAACCCACTCAGACTGATAAAGACGAGCTTGATTTTGCCTGGAAGGTTGTAAAACACATTAAATCAAACGCTATTCTCTTTACAAAAAACGAACAAATCATTGGCATGGGTGCCGGCCAAACTAGCCGTGTAGACTCAGTTAAAATTGCCATCATGAAAGCCAAAGCCAATGGGCACGAAGCTAATTTAAAAGGTGCTGTTGTGGCTTCCGATGCATTTTTTCCGTTCCGTGATGGTTTAGACGAAACAGCGCGCGCCGGTATTACAGCGGCTATTCAGCCTGGTGGATCGGTAAAAGATGAAGAAGTGATTA